One window from the genome of Syntrophus gentianae encodes:
- the tatB gene encoding Sec-independent protein translocase protein TatB, with protein MFNIGMPELLLIAVIALLVVGPKRLPDVAKSLGKGLAEFKKTAEGVTDGLKGTLQDSEPQSTPKEGEKGEDKSAEEKKLEETTSR; from the coding sequence ATGTTTAATATCGGCATGCCGGAACTTTTGTTGATTGCCGTCATCGCGCTGCTCGTTGTCGGACCGAAGCGGCTGCCCGATGTGGCCAAATCTCTGGGAAAAGGACTGGCTGAATTCAAGAAGACCGCTGAAGGGGTAACCGACGGCCTCAAAGGCACTCTGCAGGACAGTGAGCCGCAGTCTACGCCCAAAGAAGGGGAAAAGGGAGAAGATAAAAGCGCCGAGGAGAAAAAGCTTGAGGAAACAACCTCCAGATAG